The proteins below come from a single Oncorhynchus keta strain PuntledgeMale-10-30-2019 chromosome 32, Oket_V2, whole genome shotgun sequence genomic window:
- the LOC118364792 gene encoding neuronal-specific septin-3-like, which translates to MSESIVPPEVRPKPAVPAKPPHVAAPSPTAPHGPSGLGGGVGVDRVPGLGHSGGGSTLLGYIGIDTIIEQMRKKTMKAGFDFNIMIVGHSGLGKSTLVNTLFKSQVSRWSSGWGSEHKIPKTVEIKAVSHVIEEGGVKMKLTVIDTPGFGDQINNENCWDPISKYINEQYEKFLKEEVNIARKKRIPDTRVHCCLYFISPTGHSLRQLDIEFMKHLSRVVNIIPVIAKSDTMTPDEKNEFKHRVRKELETHGIEYYPQNEFDDDMEDKNENDKIRETMPFAVVGSDKEFQVNGKRVLGRKTAWGVVEVENPNHCEFALLRDFLIRSHLQDLKEVTHNIHYETYRARRLNDNGGLHPISANNTQESNL; encoded by the exons ATGTCAGAGTCCATTGTTCCCCCTGAAGTGAGACCCAAACCTGCTGTCCCTGCCAAGCCCCCTCATGTGGCAGCACCATCCCCCACAGCACCCCATGGACCATCAGGGCTAGGTGGCGGGGTCGGGGTTGATCGAGTTCCCGGGTTGGGACACTCTGGCGGTGGATCCACGTTGCTGGGATATATTGGGATAGACACCATCATCGAGCAGATGAGGAAGAAGACCATGAAGGCTGGTTTCGACTTCAATATTATGATAGTGG gtcACAGCGGGCTGGGGAAGTCAACGCTGGTGAACACGCTGTTCAAGTCCCAGGTCAGCAGGTGGAGCTCAGGATGGGGCAGCGAGCATAAGATCCCCAAGACAGTGGAGATCAAGGCTGTGTCCCACG TGATTGAGGAGGGCGGAGTGAAGATGAAGTTGACAGTAATCGACACACCGGGTTTTGGTGATCAGATCAACAATGAAAACTG CTGGGATCCCATCTCCAAGTACATCAACGAGCAGTATGAGAAGTTCCTGAAGGAAGAGGTCAATATTGCTCGAAAGAAGCGAATCCCTGACACCAGAGTTCACTGCTGCCTCTACTTTATCTCCCCAACGGGACACTC tcttcgACAGCTAGACATTGAGTTCATGAAGCACCTAAGTCGTGTGGTGAACATCATCCCCGTCATCGCCAAGTCTGACACCATGACCCCTGACGAGAAGAATGAGTTCAAACACAGG GTGAGGAAGGAGCTGGAGACGCATGGGATTGAGTACTACCCGCAGAATGAGTTTGATGATGACATGGAGGATAAGAATGAAAATGACAAGATTAGG GAGACCATGCCCTTTGCAGTGGTGGGCAGCGACAAGGAGTTCCAAGTGAACGGCAAAAGGGTTCTGGGGAGGAAGACAGCCTGGGGTGTGGTAGAAG TTGAAAATCCCAATCACTGCGAATTTGCTCTGCTACGAGATTTCCTCATCAG gTCTCACCTCCAGGACCTGAAGGAAGTCACCCACAACATCCACTATGAAACCTACCGCGCCAGGAGACTCAACGACAACGGAGGTCTGCACCCCATCTCGGCCAACAACACTCAGGAGAGCAACCTTTAA